In one Dehalogenimonas formicexedens genomic region, the following are encoded:
- a CDS encoding DUF1616 domain-containing protein, whose translation MKIKLGNGLIPINLLVLGLVAVSLFVAASPIQMVLGLLFILLFPGYVTTAALFPRDTGIPLERLILSLGISFMVAALIGMGLNYTDWGITLKSVLFGVGAYVIIVSVVAWLRLLQLPPAERLSLSIDLSSDFWNGNIFSRLVSALVIISIIAAVSTLFYTVANPKIGERFTELYILGVEGKAMNYPSEIVLVDGRVSEVQYDGITESKNEPFARLKIGIINHQSANTEYQLQLVLDEAPIRFDVEGQTVDGYLTINLGDGEKWEKDISFSPTTTGANLKLNIILAVAGRPLFEDPPHIFLNIK comes from the coding sequence TTGAAAATCAAGCTCGGTAACGGATTGATTCCAATCAACCTGCTCGTTCTCGGATTGGTTGCTGTTAGCTTGTTTGTCGCCGCTTCTCCGATCCAGATGGTTCTGGGGCTGCTGTTCATTCTGCTTTTCCCCGGCTATGTCACCACTGCAGCGTTATTCCCCCGAGACACCGGCATACCTCTTGAGCGTCTCATACTTAGCCTGGGTATCAGTTTCATGGTTGCGGCGTTAATTGGTATGGGGTTGAACTACACGGACTGGGGAATTACTCTTAAATCTGTGTTATTTGGCGTTGGCGCCTACGTCATTATCGTTTCTGTTGTCGCTTGGCTTAGGCTCCTCCAATTGCCCCCAGCGGAACGTTTATCCCTTAGCATAGACTTGTCTAGCGATTTTTGGAATGGTAACATCTTCAGCCGCCTAGTTTCCGCTCTGGTGATAATCTCTATCATCGCCGCAGTGTCAACGCTCTTTTATACTGTCGCCAATCCTAAAATAGGTGAGAGATTTACTGAGTTGTACATCCTTGGCGTGGAAGGCAAAGCGATGAATTATCCGAGTGAAATCGTTCTTGTCGATGGTCGAGTTAGTGAAGTTCAATACGACGGTATTACTGAGAGTAAGAATGAACCGTTCGCTAGACTCAAGATTGGCATCATCAATCATCAAAGCGCCAACACTGAATATCAACTACAGTTAGTACTTGATGAGGCGCCTATCAGGTTCGATGTGGAGGGGCAAACGGTCGACGGGTACTTAACCATCAACTTAGGTGACGGTGAAAAATGGGAAAAGGACATATCGTTTTCACCTACGACTACAGGAGCTAATCTGAAACTTAATATCATTTTGGCCGTGGCCGGGAGGCCTTTGTTTGAAGACCCACCGCATATATTTCTTAACATCAAGTGA